From the Carya illinoinensis cultivar Pawnee chromosome 4, C.illinoinensisPawnee_v1, whole genome shotgun sequence genome, one window contains:
- the LOC122306484 gene encoding anthocyanidin 3-O-glucosyltransferase 7-like yields the protein MISKGRDFDRTREKGGKFGGNRTREKGGKFGGNRSRAETEEGENQRERGEIWGKSNQSRYGGGGEGGEGFRKGGNVEMSREGNFSPQEILQGNHSNSSSIFARTLRRISEVLPRANAVVMNSFQELNSTILTEDLKSKFQDILYVGVLTLIVPTPPLPPSHSDATGCLPWLDEQKPTSVAYISFGTVAVVPPHEFAALAQALEASCVPFLWTRKQGKIVPWAPQAHVLSHKAVGVYVTHCGYNSVFESIVGEVPMICRPILGDNKMNGRMVEDVWGIGVRVEGGVFTKKGMVKSLELVLGHDQHGRRMREKIRGLKELVVKAAGPDGIASKDFKTLFELISQ from the exons ATGATTTCGAAGGGAAGGGATTTCGATCGAACCAGAGAGAAAGGGGGGAAATTTGGGGGAAATAGAACCAGAGAGAAAGGGGGGAAATTTGGGGGAAATCGCAGCAGAGCAGAGACGGAGGAGGGGGAGAACCAGAGAGAAAGGGGGGAAATTTGGGGGAAATCGAATCAGAGCAGATACGGAGGAGGGGGAGAAGGGGGAGAAGGGTTTCGGAAGGGGGGAAATGTCGAAATGAGCAGAGAGGGAA ACTTTTCCCCCCAAGAAATACTTCAAGGTAATCACTCAAATTCTTCATCAATTTTCGCACGCACACTGCGCAGAATTAGTGAGGTCCTGCCACGAGCAAATGCTGTTGTCATGAACTCTTTCCAAGAACTAAACTCAACCATACTCACCGAGGATCTCAAGTCCAAGTTCCAAGATATTCTGTACGTGGGTGTTCTCACATTAATAGTCCCAACTCCACCCTTACCCCCATCACATTCAGACGCCACAGGCTGCCTCCCATGGTTGGACGAGCAAAAGCCAACATCGGTAGCATATATAAGCTTTGGAACAGTGGCGGTGGTGCCACCCCACGAGTTTGCAGCTTTAGCGCAGGCGCTGGAAGCGAGTTGCGTTCCTTTTCTTTGGACAAGGAAGCAAGGAAAAATAGTTCCCTGGGCACCCCAGGCTCACGTCTTGTCACATAAAGCGGTAGGCGTGTACGTTACACACTGTGGATACAACTCTGTGTTTGAGAGCATTGTCGGTGAGGTTCCGATGATCTGCCGGCCGATCTTAGGTGACAATAAGATGAACGGACGGATGGTAGAGGACGTGTGGGGAATAGGGGTTAGGGTTGAGGGAGGGGTGTTTACAAAGAAGGGAATGGTCAAGAGCTTGGAGCTCGTTCTGGGACATGATCAACATGGAAGGAGGATGAGGGAGAAGATCAGAGGTCTTAAAGAGCTTGTAGTGAAAGCTGCCGGACCTGATGGGATTGCTTCCaaagatttcaaaactttgtttGAGCTAATCTCTCAATAA
- the LOC122306485 gene encoding protein FAR1-RELATED SEQUENCE 5-like, giving the protein MGGEEEHASPLTVCIDIEEQCTSARVGCNEDLLDRLDELETDDGTPSTPYVLPSSDCNDIIEEPKPGMEFNSLEDLMVYYKQYAKNCGFGVMTQRSERSEDQSVRYVTLGCARGGKARIKSSNIANPRPTGKTDCKARINALRVEGKMRLTTVNNSHNHVISPQKSRFFRCNREVNETVKRVLDTNDLAGIRLNKSYGSLVVGAGGFENLPFLEKDCRNYIDKARHLRLGAGGAGALRDYFMRMQYKNNGFFALMDLDDDGRLKNVFWADPRSRAAYKYFGDVVTFDTTYLTNRYGMPFAPFVGVNHYGQSILLGAGLISSEDTETFTWLFQTWLQCMDGIAPKAIITDQDRAMKNAIAIVFPETRHRFCLWHILKKVPEKLGSYAAYKSGLKTELMKCVYDTQTIVEFEKHWSQFINTYHLHENAWLKSLYSEREHWVPVFLKEHF; this is encoded by the coding sequence ATGGGTGGTGAAGAAGAACACGCATCTCCCTTAACGGTATGCATAGACATTGAAGAGCAATGCACTTCCGCAAGAGTTGGTTGCAATGAAGATCTGTTGGATAGACTAGATGAACTGGAAACTGACGATGGCACTCCATCTACACCGTATGTGTTGCCATCTTCGGATTGTAATGATATCATTGAGGAGCCAAAGCCGGGGATGGAGTTCAATTCATTGGAAGATTTGATGGTCTATTATAAGCAGTATGCTAAAAATTGCGGGTTTGGAgtgatgacacaaaggagtgagaggTCAGAGGATCAAAGTGTCAGATATGTCACCCTCGGTTGTGCACGGGGAGGGAAGGCTCGGATTAAGAGTTCCAATATCGCCAACCCACGTCCGACGGGAAAGACGGACTGTAAGGCAAGGATTAATGCCTTAAGAGTCGAGGGAAAGATGCGGTTGACAACAGTGAATAACTCACATAATCATGTAATTAGCCCTCAGAAATCCCGCTTCTTTCGATGTAACAGAGAAGTGAATGAGACTGTTAAAAGGGTCCTTGACACAAACGACTTAGCTGGTATTCGGCTGAACAAGAGTTACGGATCTCTTGTAGTTGGAGCAGGTGGCTTTGAGAACCTGccatttttggaaaaggattgtCGGAATTACATCGACAAAGCCCgccatctacgacttggtgcagGTGGTGCTGGAGCACTTCGTGATTATTTTATGAGGATGCAATACAAGAATAACGGTTTTTTTGCATTGATGGATTTAGACGATGATGGGaggttaaaaaatgttttttgggcAGATCCACGTAGTCGGGCTGCGTATAAGTATTTTGGTGACGTCGTCACATTCGACACCACGTACCTGACTAATAGGTATGGGATgccgtttgcaccatttgttggtgtaaatcaCTACGGGCAGTCGATTCTTTTGGGAGCTGGGTTGATTTCCAGTGAGGACACAGAGACGTTTACATGGCTGTTCCAAACTTGGTTGCAATGTATGGACGGAATAGCTCCAAAGGCTATTATTACTGATCAGGACagagcaatgaaaaatgcaattgcgATAGTATTTCCAGAAACTCGACATCGATTTTGCTTATGGCATATACTCAAGAAAGTTCCAGAGAAGTTGGGTTCATATGCTGCGTACAAAAGTGGCCTGAAAACTGAGCTGATGAAATGTGTGTACGACACACAAACTATTGTCGAGTTTGAAAAGCATTGGTCCCAGTTTATTAACACATACCACTTACATGAGAATGCTTGGTTGAAAAGTTTATACTCCGAGCGCGAGCATTGGGTACCAGTTTTCCTGAAAGAGCACTTTTag
- the LOC122307046 gene encoding flavonoid 3-O-glucosyltransferase-like, whose product MDMAVAETGQRKITCILSDAFLVFGCDMAADMHVKWVPLYVPAPYDLSAHIYSALIHETYAKACGGGEAHGNGGAGGDLNPIDKTLDAIPGLSVMRFGDLPPEE is encoded by the coding sequence ATGGATATGGCAGTGGCCGAGACTGGGCAGCGAAAGATCACCTGCATCTTGAGCGATGCTTTCTTGGTCTTTGGCTGCGATATGGCTGCGGACATGCATGTAAAGTGGGTCCCTTTATATGTTCCCGCACCCTACGACCTCTCTGCCCACATTTACAGTGCTCTCATCCACGAGACTTATGCTAAAGCTTGCGGTGGCGGTGAAGCTCATGGTAATGGCGGTGCAGGGGGAGATCTAAACCCTATTGACAAAACCCTGGATGCCATTCCAGGACTCTCCGTAATGCGCTTCGGGGACTTACCCCCAGAAGAGTAG